A genomic segment from Oncorhynchus kisutch isolate 150728-3 unplaced genomic scaffold, Okis_V2 scaffold697, whole genome shotgun sequence encodes:
- the LOC109886477 gene encoding RNA-binding protein 26 isoform X3 produces the protein MIIENLDSLKTWLFKTLEPICDADPSALAKYVVALVKKDKSETELKALCVDQLDVFLQKETQTFVDRLFEAVNSKSYLPQQDHQPGSAGKAEGHLTRTDKDDQRKDEPSREEDRDKKFSRRVNYSPPSSSRYSRDSRRGDDRKRDDRTRKRNDYDRIPPRRDSYRDRYNRRRGRSYSRSRSRSKDRARDRERDRDRSSRSHSRTHSKSRERDAGRSKYEPDRGDRGTEVGAGEGLLPIPTATATFPVPTLSSTITVIAPQGNHSNSIASVTDSWSDFHPDQSLDRPLPPQRKRCRDYDEKGFCMRGDICPFDHGIDPVVVEDVNLPNMFQAPPPIPGVAQPPPGLPPPPGPPPLMTPPPVNLRPPVPLTGSLPPGLPPSLPPGPPHQASGMGAPPGPPHQASGMGAPPGPPHQASGMDAPPSSIANSVPTIVTTGTRPSIPLPPAPLFPPGQYDSDMYNPEDPSLTNTSRPVYRHRVNAQRPNLIGLTMAEDLPHRDRDQMPNRMRIVLDSASRKRSAVSHHGAMQKPWADKPNFNQQNLQGGFHNKNPQNQNQKAPFGSNTKLSVLQIPQGLNNISKLNQHFSKFGTIVNLQVTYGNDPEGALIQFDSHEEAKRALQSPEAVLNNRFIRVLWHCEDEMGQQGMGQQGQQHHQPLMVQQPATSLKQSVKDRLGPLPADSSEPNQDSRVASQNDFKSNLSMKERLGFASKPGSTPSGPAGKVFSTSTGLTKTVYNMAALKAAQKTALFAGVAATEEAMKNKQEALRLQQEMRKKKQEILEKHIETQKLLICKLEKNKTMKAGDKAVIMTTLGTLTKSITKLQQEIKGLSNPSGVRGAPKSKAQAQKELLDTELDLYKKTQSGEDTVQLKIRYTQLQLEAAKRGILAPGRGRGAHARGRGGLRGRGRGRGGRGRGLPVHSTVDHRPRALEISGFTETDLQDLLPHFAQFGELEDCQIDEPSCLAVITYRSRPEAEQAALHSVRLNGSDLRLSWHKPAVSLTSQEPDEQETDHDEFQEESLIDDALLQDDDEEDDDNEPRPWRR, from the exons TTGTGATGCAGATCCATCTGCCCTCGCTAAATACGTCGTTGCCTTGGTGAAGAAAGACAAAAGTGAGACGGAACTCAAAGCCCTGTGTGTCGACCAGTTGGACGTATTTCTACAGAAAG AGACGCAGACCTTTGTCGATAGACTCTTTGAAGCCGTCAACTCCAAAAGCTACCTACCTCAGCAGGACCATCAGCCAGGTTCCGCTGGCAAAGCGGAGGGACACCTGACCAGGACGGACAAAGACGACCAGAGGAAAGATGAG CCAAGTCGCGAGGAGGACCGGGACAAGAAGTTCTCCAGGAGAGTGAACTACAGCCCCCCGTCCAGCTCccgctacagtagagacagcag ACGAGGGGATGACCGTAAAAGGGACGACCGTACCAGGAAACGGAACGATTACGACCGCATCCCCCCGAGACGGGACTCGTACCGGGACCGTTACAACCGGAGGAGGGGCCGTAGCTACAGCCGCAGTAGGAGCAGGAGCAAGGACCGGGCCAGGGAccgggagagagaccgagaccgcAGTAGCAGGAGTCACAGCAGGACCCACTCCAAGAGCAGAG AGCGGGATGCTGGGAGGTCAAAGTACGAGCCCGATCGAGGAGACCGGGGGACGGAGGTTGGAGCTGGTGAAGGCCTCCTGCCGATCCCCACGGCAACCGCCACGTTCCCCGTGCCGACCCTCAGCAGCACCATCACGGTGATCGCCCCTCAAGGTAACCACAGCAACAGCATCGCCTCGGTGACGGACAGCTGGTCGGACTTCCACCCGGATCAGTCACTGGACCGGCCCCTTCCGCCACAGAGGAAACGTTGCCGTGACTACGACG AGAAAGGCTTCTGTATGCGCGGGGACATTTGCCCATTCGACCACGGTATCGATCCAGTGGTGGTGGAGGACGTTAATCTACCTAACATGttccaagcccctccccctatcCCGGGGGTCGCCCAGCCCCCTCCCGGCCTACCGCCCCCGCCAGGACCTCCCCCTCTCATGACCCCACCTCCCGTCAACCTCCGCCCCCCTGTGCCCCTGACAGGCAGCCTGCCGCCCGGCCTGCCGCCCAGCCTGCCGCCAG GTCCCCCTCACCAGGCATCAGGGATGGGTGCCCCCCCAGGTCCCCCTCACCAGGCATCAGGGATGGGTGCCCCCCCAGGTCCCCCTCACCAGGCATCAGGGATGGATGCCCCTCCTAGCTCCATCGCCAACTCTGTTCCCACTATTGTAACCACAGGGACACGaccctccatccccctgccccCGGCTCCTCTCTTCCCACCAG GCCAGTATGACTCTGACATGTATAACCCTGAGGATCCCAGCCTCACCAACACCTCCAGACCAGTGTATCGCCACAGAGTCAACGCCCAGAGACCCAACCTCATAGGACTGACTATGGCTGAGGACCTGCCTCACAGAGACCGAG ATCAGATGCCCAACAGAATGAGGATCGTTCTGGACTCGGCCTCCAGGAAGAGATCTGCTGTCTCACACCACGGAGCAATGCAGAAACCCTGGGCCGacaa ACCTAACTTCAACCAGCAGAACCTCCAGGGTGGGTTCCACAACAAGAACcctcagaaccagaaccagaaggCTCCGTTTGGGTCAAACACCAAGCTGTCGGTCCTGCAGATCCCCCAGGGACTCAACAACATCTCCAAGCTTAACCAACACTTCAGCAAGTTCGGGACTATCGTCAACCTGCAG GTAACCTATGGTAATGACCCGGAGGGGGCCCTGATCCAGTTCGACAGTCACGAGGAGGCTAAGCGTGCCCTGCAGAGTCCTGAGGCTGTTCTCAACAACCGCTTCATTAGAGTCCTATGGCACTGTGAGGACGAGATGGGACAGCAGGGAATGGGACAGCAGGGACAGCAACACCATCAGCCACTCATG GTGCAGCAGCCAGCCACTAGTCTGAAACAGTCCGTCAAAGATCGTCTGGGCCCTCTGCCTGCCGACAGCTCAGAGCCCAACCAAGACTCTCGTGTTGCCTCACAGAATGACTTTAAATCCAACCTATCAATGAAGGAGAGGCTGGGCTTCGCCTCTAAACCAGGAAGTACCCCTAGTGGACCGGCAGGAAAG GTGTTCTCCACCTCTACGGGGCTGACTAAGACAGTGTACAACATGGCTGCTCTGAAAGCAGCTCAGAAGACGGCTCTGTTCGCTGGGGTCGCTGCTACAGAGGAGGCTATGAAGAATAAacag GAAGCCCTGCGGCTCCAACAGGAAATGAGGAAGAAGAAGCAGGAAATCCTGGAGAAACACATCGAGACTCAGAAG CTGTTGATCTGTAAACTGGAGAAGAACAAGACGATGAAGGCGGGAGACAAGGCGGTGATCATGACAACGTTGGGAACGCTGACCAAGAGTATTACCAAACTACAGCAAGAGATTAAAGGGCTCTCTAACCCTTCAGGAGTACGGGGGGCGCCGAAGAGCAAggctcag gctcAGAAGGAGTTGCTGGACACAGAACTGGACCTGTATAAGAAGACCCAGTCTGGAGAAGATACCGTTCAGCTGAAGATCAGATATACACAACTACAGTTAGAG GCAGCTAAGAGGGGGATCCTGGCTCCAGGGCGGGGCAGAGGGGCCCATGCTCGAGGCCGTGGGGGCctgagaggcagggggaggggaaggggtgGCCGGGGGAGgggtctccctgtccactctacagTAGATCACAGACCCAGAGCCCTGGAGATCTCTGGCTTTACTGAGACTGACCTCCAGGATCTACTGCCACACTTTGCT CAATTTGGAGAGTTGGAGGACTGTCAGATAGACGAGCCATCCTGTCTGGCTGTTATCACCTACAGGAGCAGACCAGAGGCTGAACAG GCTGCGCTACACAGTGTCCGTCTGAACGGCAGTGATCTGCGTCTGTCCTGGCACAAGCCTGCCGTCTCCCTGACCTCCCAGGAGCCTGATGAGCAGGAGACGGATCATGACGAG TTCCAGGAAGAGTCGCTGATTGATGATGCGTTGCTCCAGGACGACGACGAGGAGGATGACGACAACGAACCCCGCCCCTGGCGCAGATGA
- the LOC109886477 gene encoding RNA-binding protein 26 isoform X5, whose translation MMSCVYQLPKPLGVTREKLPRLVNMHFKSTVESDFPFKYHSRPVTGVGPVSERLLDRIQELTSCDADPSALAKYVVALVKKDKSETELKALCVDQLDVFLQKETQTFVDRLFEAVNSKSYLPQQDHQPGSAGKAEGHLTRTDKDDQRKDEPSREEDRDKKFSRRVNYSPPSSSRYSRDSRRGDDRKRDDRTRKRNDYDRIPPRRDSYRDRYNRRRGRSYSRSRSRSKDRARDRERDRDRSSRSHSRTHSKSRERDAGRSKYEPDRGDRGTEVGAGEGLLPIPTATATFPVPTLSSTITVIAPQGNHSNSIASVTDSWSDFHPDQSLDRPLPPQRKRCRDYDEKGFCMRGDICPFDHGIDPVVVEDVNLPNMFQAPPPIPGVAQPPPGLPPPPGPPPLMTPPPVNLRPPVPLTGSLPPGLPPSLPPGPPHQASGMGAPPGPPHQASGMGAPPGPPHQASGMDAPPSSIANSVPTIVTTGTRPSIPLPPAPLFPPGQYDSDMYNPEDPSLTNTSRPVYRHRVNAQRPNLIGLTMAEDLPHRDRDQMPNRMRIVLDSASRKRSAVSHHGAMQKPWADKPNFNQQNLQGGFHNKNPQNQNQKAPFGSNTKLSVLQIPQGLNNISKLNQHFSKFGTIVNLQVTYGNDPEGALIQFDSHEEAKRALQSPEAVLNNRFIRVLWHCEDEMGQQGMGQQGQQHHQPLMQVQQPATSLKQSVKDRLGPLPADSSEPNQDSRVASQNDFKSNLSMKERLGFASKPGSTPSGPAGKVFSTSTGLTKTVYNMAALKAAQKTALFAGVAATEEAMKNKQEALRLQQEMRKKKQEILEKHIETQKLLICKLEKNKTMKAGDKAVIMTTLGTLTKSITKLQQEIKGLSNPSGVRGAPKSKAQAQKELLDTELDLYKKTQSGEDTVQLKIRYTQLQLEAAKRGILAPGRGRGAHARGRGGLRGRGRGRGGRGRGLPVHSTVDHRPRALEISGFTETDLQDLLPHFAQFGELEDCQIDEPSCLAVITYRSRPEAEQAALHSVRLNGSDLRLSWHKPAVSLTSQEPDEQETDHDEFQEESLIDDALLQDDDEEDDDNEPRPWRR comes from the exons TTGTGATGCAGATCCATCTGCCCTCGCTAAATACGTCGTTGCCTTGGTGAAGAAAGACAAAAGTGAGACGGAACTCAAAGCCCTGTGTGTCGACCAGTTGGACGTATTTCTACAGAAAG AGACGCAGACCTTTGTCGATAGACTCTTTGAAGCCGTCAACTCCAAAAGCTACCTACCTCAGCAGGACCATCAGCCAGGTTCCGCTGGCAAAGCGGAGGGACACCTGACCAGGACGGACAAAGACGACCAGAGGAAAGATGAG CCAAGTCGCGAGGAGGACCGGGACAAGAAGTTCTCCAGGAGAGTGAACTACAGCCCCCCGTCCAGCTCccgctacagtagagacagcag ACGAGGGGATGACCGTAAAAGGGACGACCGTACCAGGAAACGGAACGATTACGACCGCATCCCCCCGAGACGGGACTCGTACCGGGACCGTTACAACCGGAGGAGGGGCCGTAGCTACAGCCGCAGTAGGAGCAGGAGCAAGGACCGGGCCAGGGAccgggagagagaccgagaccgcAGTAGCAGGAGTCACAGCAGGACCCACTCCAAGAGCAGAG AGCGGGATGCTGGGAGGTCAAAGTACGAGCCCGATCGAGGAGACCGGGGGACGGAGGTTGGAGCTGGTGAAGGCCTCCTGCCGATCCCCACGGCAACCGCCACGTTCCCCGTGCCGACCCTCAGCAGCACCATCACGGTGATCGCCCCTCAAGGTAACCACAGCAACAGCATCGCCTCGGTGACGGACAGCTGGTCGGACTTCCACCCGGATCAGTCACTGGACCGGCCCCTTCCGCCACAGAGGAAACGTTGCCGTGACTACGACG AGAAAGGCTTCTGTATGCGCGGGGACATTTGCCCATTCGACCACGGTATCGATCCAGTGGTGGTGGAGGACGTTAATCTACCTAACATGttccaagcccctccccctatcCCGGGGGTCGCCCAGCCCCCTCCCGGCCTACCGCCCCCGCCAGGACCTCCCCCTCTCATGACCCCACCTCCCGTCAACCTCCGCCCCCCTGTGCCCCTGACAGGCAGCCTGCCGCCCGGCCTGCCGCCCAGCCTGCCGCCAG GTCCCCCTCACCAGGCATCAGGGATGGGTGCCCCCCCAGGTCCCCCTCACCAGGCATCAGGGATGGGTGCCCCCCCAGGTCCCCCTCACCAGGCATCAGGGATGGATGCCCCTCCTAGCTCCATCGCCAACTCTGTTCCCACTATTGTAACCACAGGGACACGaccctccatccccctgccccCGGCTCCTCTCTTCCCACCAG GCCAGTATGACTCTGACATGTATAACCCTGAGGATCCCAGCCTCACCAACACCTCCAGACCAGTGTATCGCCACAGAGTCAACGCCCAGAGACCCAACCTCATAGGACTGACTATGGCTGAGGACCTGCCTCACAGAGACCGAG ATCAGATGCCCAACAGAATGAGGATCGTTCTGGACTCGGCCTCCAGGAAGAGATCTGCTGTCTCACACCACGGAGCAATGCAGAAACCCTGGGCCGacaa ACCTAACTTCAACCAGCAGAACCTCCAGGGTGGGTTCCACAACAAGAACcctcagaaccagaaccagaaggCTCCGTTTGGGTCAAACACCAAGCTGTCGGTCCTGCAGATCCCCCAGGGACTCAACAACATCTCCAAGCTTAACCAACACTTCAGCAAGTTCGGGACTATCGTCAACCTGCAG GTAACCTATGGTAATGACCCGGAGGGGGCCCTGATCCAGTTCGACAGTCACGAGGAGGCTAAGCGTGCCCTGCAGAGTCCTGAGGCTGTTCTCAACAACCGCTTCATTAGAGTCCTATGGCACTGTGAGGACGAGATGGGACAGCAGGGAATGGGACAGCAGGGACAGCAACACCATCAGCCACTCATG CAGGTGCAGCAGCCAGCCACTAGTCTGAAACAGTCCGTCAAAGATCGTCTGGGCCCTCTGCCTGCCGACAGCTCAGAGCCCAACCAAGACTCTCGTGTTGCCTCACAGAATGACTTTAAATCCAACCTATCAATGAAGGAGAGGCTGGGCTTCGCCTCTAAACCAGGAAGTACCCCTAGTGGACCGGCAGGAAAG GTGTTCTCCACCTCTACGGGGCTGACTAAGACAGTGTACAACATGGCTGCTCTGAAAGCAGCTCAGAAGACGGCTCTGTTCGCTGGGGTCGCTGCTACAGAGGAGGCTATGAAGAATAAacag GAAGCCCTGCGGCTCCAACAGGAAATGAGGAAGAAGAAGCAGGAAATCCTGGAGAAACACATCGAGACTCAGAAG CTGTTGATCTGTAAACTGGAGAAGAACAAGACGATGAAGGCGGGAGACAAGGCGGTGATCATGACAACGTTGGGAACGCTGACCAAGAGTATTACCAAACTACAGCAAGAGATTAAAGGGCTCTCTAACCCTTCAGGAGTACGGGGGGCGCCGAAGAGCAAggctcag gctcAGAAGGAGTTGCTGGACACAGAACTGGACCTGTATAAGAAGACCCAGTCTGGAGAAGATACCGTTCAGCTGAAGATCAGATATACACAACTACAGTTAGAG GCAGCTAAGAGGGGGATCCTGGCTCCAGGGCGGGGCAGAGGGGCCCATGCTCGAGGCCGTGGGGGCctgagaggcagggggaggggaaggggtgGCCGGGGGAGgggtctccctgtccactctacagTAGATCACAGACCCAGAGCCCTGGAGATCTCTGGCTTTACTGAGACTGACCTCCAGGATCTACTGCCACACTTTGCT CAATTTGGAGAGTTGGAGGACTGTCAGATAGACGAGCCATCCTGTCTGGCTGTTATCACCTACAGGAGCAGACCAGAGGCTGAACAG GCTGCGCTACACAGTGTCCGTCTGAACGGCAGTGATCTGCGTCTGTCCTGGCACAAGCCTGCCGTCTCCCTGACCTCCCAGGAGCCTGATGAGCAGGAGACGGATCATGACGAG TTCCAGGAAGAGTCGCTGATTGATGATGCGTTGCTCCAGGACGACGACGAGGAGGATGACGACAACGAACCCCGCCCCTGGCGCAGATGA
- the LOC109886477 gene encoding RNA-binding protein 26 isoform X1, with translation MMSCVYQLPKPLGVTREKLPRLVNMHFKSTVESDFPFKYHSRPVTGVGPVSERLLDRIQELTSCDADPSALAKYVVALVKKDKSETELKALCVDQLDVFLQKETQTFVDRLFEAVNSKSYLPQQDHQPGSAGKAEGHLTRTDKDDQRKDEPSREEDRDKKFSRRVNYSPPSSSRYSRDSRRGDDRKRDDRTRKRNDYDRIPPRRDSYRDRYNRRRGRSYSRSRSRSKDRARDRERDRDRSSRSHSRTHSKSRERDAGRSKYEPDRGDRGTEVGAGEGLLPIPTATATFPVPTLSSTITVIAPQGNHSNSIASVTDSWSDFHPDQSLDRPLPPQRKRCRDYDEKGFCMRGDICPFDHGIDPVVVEDVNLPNMFQAPPPIPGVAQPPPGLPPPPGPPPLMTPPPVNLRPPVPLTGSLPPGLPPSLPPGPPHQASGMGAPPGPPHQASGMGAPPGPPHQASGMDAPPSSIANSVPTIVTTGTRPSIPLPPAPLFPPGQYDSDMYNPEDPSLTNTSRPVYRHRVNAQRPNLIGLTMAEDLPHRDRDQMPNRMRIVLDSASRKRSAVSHHGAMQKPWADKPNFNQQNLQGGFHNKNPQNQNQKAPFGSNTKLSVLQIPQGLNNISKLNQHFSKFGTIVNLQVTYGNDPEGALIQFDSHEEAKRALQSPEAVLNNRFIRVLWHCEDEMGQQGMGQQGQQHHQPLMVQQPATSLKQSVKDRLGPLPADSSEPNQDSRVASQNDFKSNLSMKERLGFASKPGSTPSGPAGKVFSTSTGLTKTVYNMAALKAAQKTALFAGVAATEEAMKNKQEALRLQQEMRKKKQEILEKHIETQKLLICKLEKNKTMKAGDKAVIMTTLGTLTKSITKLQQEIKGLSNPSGVRGAPKSKAQAQKELLDTELDLYKKTQSGEDTVQLKIRYTQLQLEAAKRGILAPGRGRGAHARGRGGLRGRGRGRGGRGRGLPVHSTVDHRPRALEISGFTETDLQDLLPHFAQFGELEDCQIDEPSCLAVITYRSRPEAEQAALHSVRLNGSDLRLSWHKPAVSLTSQEPDEQETDHDEFQEESLIDDALLQDDDEEDDDNEPRPWRR, from the exons TTGTGATGCAGATCCATCTGCCCTCGCTAAATACGTCGTTGCCTTGGTGAAGAAAGACAAAAGTGAGACGGAACTCAAAGCCCTGTGTGTCGACCAGTTGGACGTATTTCTACAGAAAG AGACGCAGACCTTTGTCGATAGACTCTTTGAAGCCGTCAACTCCAAAAGCTACCTACCTCAGCAGGACCATCAGCCAGGTTCCGCTGGCAAAGCGGAGGGACACCTGACCAGGACGGACAAAGACGACCAGAGGAAAGATGAG CCAAGTCGCGAGGAGGACCGGGACAAGAAGTTCTCCAGGAGAGTGAACTACAGCCCCCCGTCCAGCTCccgctacagtagagacagcag ACGAGGGGATGACCGTAAAAGGGACGACCGTACCAGGAAACGGAACGATTACGACCGCATCCCCCCGAGACGGGACTCGTACCGGGACCGTTACAACCGGAGGAGGGGCCGTAGCTACAGCCGCAGTAGGAGCAGGAGCAAGGACCGGGCCAGGGAccgggagagagaccgagaccgcAGTAGCAGGAGTCACAGCAGGACCCACTCCAAGAGCAGAG AGCGGGATGCTGGGAGGTCAAAGTACGAGCCCGATCGAGGAGACCGGGGGACGGAGGTTGGAGCTGGTGAAGGCCTCCTGCCGATCCCCACGGCAACCGCCACGTTCCCCGTGCCGACCCTCAGCAGCACCATCACGGTGATCGCCCCTCAAGGTAACCACAGCAACAGCATCGCCTCGGTGACGGACAGCTGGTCGGACTTCCACCCGGATCAGTCACTGGACCGGCCCCTTCCGCCACAGAGGAAACGTTGCCGTGACTACGACG AGAAAGGCTTCTGTATGCGCGGGGACATTTGCCCATTCGACCACGGTATCGATCCAGTGGTGGTGGAGGACGTTAATCTACCTAACATGttccaagcccctccccctatcCCGGGGGTCGCCCAGCCCCCTCCCGGCCTACCGCCCCCGCCAGGACCTCCCCCTCTCATGACCCCACCTCCCGTCAACCTCCGCCCCCCTGTGCCCCTGACAGGCAGCCTGCCGCCCGGCCTGCCGCCCAGCCTGCCGCCAG GTCCCCCTCACCAGGCATCAGGGATGGGTGCCCCCCCAGGTCCCCCTCACCAGGCATCAGGGATGGGTGCCCCCCCAGGTCCCCCTCACCAGGCATCAGGGATGGATGCCCCTCCTAGCTCCATCGCCAACTCTGTTCCCACTATTGTAACCACAGGGACACGaccctccatccccctgccccCGGCTCCTCTCTTCCCACCAG GCCAGTATGACTCTGACATGTATAACCCTGAGGATCCCAGCCTCACCAACACCTCCAGACCAGTGTATCGCCACAGAGTCAACGCCCAGAGACCCAACCTCATAGGACTGACTATGGCTGAGGACCTGCCTCACAGAGACCGAG ATCAGATGCCCAACAGAATGAGGATCGTTCTGGACTCGGCCTCCAGGAAGAGATCTGCTGTCTCACACCACGGAGCAATGCAGAAACCCTGGGCCGacaa ACCTAACTTCAACCAGCAGAACCTCCAGGGTGGGTTCCACAACAAGAACcctcagaaccagaaccagaaggCTCCGTTTGGGTCAAACACCAAGCTGTCGGTCCTGCAGATCCCCCAGGGACTCAACAACATCTCCAAGCTTAACCAACACTTCAGCAAGTTCGGGACTATCGTCAACCTGCAG GTAACCTATGGTAATGACCCGGAGGGGGCCCTGATCCAGTTCGACAGTCACGAGGAGGCTAAGCGTGCCCTGCAGAGTCCTGAGGCTGTTCTCAACAACCGCTTCATTAGAGTCCTATGGCACTGTGAGGACGAGATGGGACAGCAGGGAATGGGACAGCAGGGACAGCAACACCATCAGCCACTCATG GTGCAGCAGCCAGCCACTAGTCTGAAACAGTCCGTCAAAGATCGTCTGGGCCCTCTGCCTGCCGACAGCTCAGAGCCCAACCAAGACTCTCGTGTTGCCTCACAGAATGACTTTAAATCCAACCTATCAATGAAGGAGAGGCTGGGCTTCGCCTCTAAACCAGGAAGTACCCCTAGTGGACCGGCAGGAAAG GTGTTCTCCACCTCTACGGGGCTGACTAAGACAGTGTACAACATGGCTGCTCTGAAAGCAGCTCAGAAGACGGCTCTGTTCGCTGGGGTCGCTGCTACAGAGGAGGCTATGAAGAATAAacag GAAGCCCTGCGGCTCCAACAGGAAATGAGGAAGAAGAAGCAGGAAATCCTGGAGAAACACATCGAGACTCAGAAG CTGTTGATCTGTAAACTGGAGAAGAACAAGACGATGAAGGCGGGAGACAAGGCGGTGATCATGACAACGTTGGGAACGCTGACCAAGAGTATTACCAAACTACAGCAAGAGATTAAAGGGCTCTCTAACCCTTCAGGAGTACGGGGGGCGCCGAAGAGCAAggctcag gctcAGAAGGAGTTGCTGGACACAGAACTGGACCTGTATAAGAAGACCCAGTCTGGAGAAGATACCGTTCAGCTGAAGATCAGATATACACAACTACAGTTAGAG GCAGCTAAGAGGGGGATCCTGGCTCCAGGGCGGGGCAGAGGGGCCCATGCTCGAGGCCGTGGGGGCctgagaggcagggggaggggaaggggtgGCCGGGGGAGgggtctccctgtccactctacagTAGATCACAGACCCAGAGCCCTGGAGATCTCTGGCTTTACTGAGACTGACCTCCAGGATCTACTGCCACACTTTGCT CAATTTGGAGAGTTGGAGGACTGTCAGATAGACGAGCCATCCTGTCTGGCTGTTATCACCTACAGGAGCAGACCAGAGGCTGAACAG GCTGCGCTACACAGTGTCCGTCTGAACGGCAGTGATCTGCGTCTGTCCTGGCACAAGCCTGCCGTCTCCCTGACCTCCCAGGAGCCTGATGAGCAGGAGACGGATCATGACGAG TTCCAGGAAGAGTCGCTGATTGATGATGCGTTGCTCCAGGACGACGACGAGGAGGATGACGACAACGAACCCCGCCCCTGGCGCAGATGA